The Halostella limicola genome includes the window GGTGAACGGCTCGCCGCCGGCCTGCCCGAACGGCGTCACGTTGTTCGAGAACATCGCGCCCGTCCAGACGAGAAACGACCGGGGGACCGACAGCGGGATGCCGAGGCCCCCGAGAACGGTCCGGAGCGCGAGCCCCCACGCGAGGAGCCACCCGAGCGCCGCGACGACGACGAGCGCGACGATATCCGGCCGGGCGCGCCCCAGGGCGGCGAGGATGTCCTCCACGCCGGCGACCCAGAACAGGCCCGCCAGGATGGCGAGCGCGCCCAGAAAACCGACGACCTTCGCTCGGGTGCTCCCGTCGACCATGCACACCACTGCGACGGTGAGGGAGTTGAAGCCACCGACTCGGCCGGAGCGCCGGCCGTCTCCCCCGCGCGCACACCGGACGGTTTTTCGGCCGTCACCGGAATGAAGGAGGTATGGACGAACGGACGGCGCTGACGCTGCTCGGCGGCTCCGTCGAGGGGGCCGGCGACGACGCGGCCGTCGTCGGCGACCGCGTGCTGACGACGGACATGCTCCACGAGCGGACGGACTTCCCCGACGGGACGACGCGGTACACCGCCGGCTGGCGGTCCGTCGGCGCGTCGCTGTCGGACGTCGCGGCGATGGGCGCGGACGCAGCGGCAGCCGTCGCCGCCTACGCGGCTCCGGCGTTCGACCGGGAGGAACTGGAGGCGTTCGTCGACGGCGCGTCGGACGTCTGCGAGGCGGTCGGTGCCGAGTACGTCGGCGGCGACCTGGACGAGCACGACGAGTTCACCGTCGCCACGACCGCGCTCGGCGAGACGACCGACCCGGTCCGCCGGAGCGGCGCGCGGCCGGGCGACCGGCTCTGCGTCACCGGCACGCTCGGGCGGAGCGGCGCGGCGCTGCGGCTGTTCCGGCGCGGCGACAGAGAGCGGGCGAACGAGCTGTTCCGGTTCGAACCGCGCGTCGCCGCCGGCCGCGCCGCAGCGCCGCACGCGACGGCGATGATGGACTCCAGCGACGGCCTCGCCCGCTCGGTTCACCAGCTCGCGGAGGCGAGCGACTGCGGGTTCGCAGTCGAGGGAGCGGCGGTCCCGATCGACGGCGCGGTCGACGACGTCGCGGCGGACGGCGAGGAGCGCCGCGAACTCGGACTCTTCTTCGGTGAGGACTTCGAACTGGTGTTCACCGTCCCGGACGAGAAACTGGACGCGG containing:
- the thiL gene encoding thiamine-phosphate kinase; the encoded protein is MDERTALTLLGGSVEGAGDDAAVVGDRVLTTDMLHERTDFPDGTTRYTAGWRSVGASLSDVAAMGADAAAAVAAYAAPAFDREELEAFVDGASDVCEAVGAEYVGGDLDEHDEFTVATTALGETTDPVRRSGARPGDRLCVTGTLGRSGAALRLFRRGDRERANELFRFEPRVAAGRAAAPHATAMMDSSDGLARSVHQLAEASDCGFAVEGAAVPIDGAVDDVAADGEERRELGLFFGEDFELVFTVPDEKLDAVRDAAHVPVTPVGTVTDESVTLDGDPMPDRGFTHGD